One part of the Nocardia higoensis genome encodes these proteins:
- a CDS encoding SRPBCC family protein, whose translation MTTNDDSTTIEVDQYFPHPPAKLWRALTIPELMAQWLMPNDFRPVVGHRFTFRGRPVAQTGFSGQIACRVLECTPPQRLRISWADAADPDRMATEVAWTLEPEGKGTRLFLEHSGFDPDDPTQQLARRFMNGGWRSHVLRRLAEVLRLLIDPSESGGRTEAFDRR comes from the coding sequence ATGACGACGAATGACGATTCGACCACCATCGAGGTGGACCAGTACTTTCCGCACCCGCCGGCGAAGCTCTGGCGCGCGTTGACGATTCCGGAGCTGATGGCGCAGTGGCTGATGCCCAACGACTTCCGGCCCGTGGTCGGCCACCGGTTCACCTTCCGTGGCCGCCCGGTCGCGCAGACCGGATTTTCCGGGCAGATCGCCTGCCGAGTCCTGGAGTGCACACCACCGCAGCGGCTGCGGATCAGCTGGGCCGACGCCGCCGATCCGGACCGGATGGCGACCGAGGTCGCCTGGACGCTGGAGCCCGAGGGGAAGGGCACCCGCCTGTTTCTCGAACACTCCGGGTTCGACCCGGATGATCCCACCCAGCAGCTCGCTCGCCGGTTCATGAACGGTGGCTGGCGTAGTCATGTGCTGCGTCGACTCGCCGAAGTGCTCCGACTCCTCATCGATCCGTCGGAGAGCGGTGGCCGAACCGAGGCGTTCGATCGCCGTTGA
- a CDS encoding aldehyde dehydrogenase family protein, with protein sequence MPESRWAFVDDFYVDGGWASSTSAARLPQIDPATGREWGAVPDCSAEDIDAALRTADRAFRSGPWAKTSPSERAALLRRIADEVEARAEEMAVTNTLENGSPISETRGAAANAAGIFRHVAGLASWLEDEDVRPFPAGGAETVVRKDPVGPCVLIAPWNFPINLMVVKLAPALLAGCTVVMKPAPSTSLCIRFVVEACEAAGIPPGVINLVTGGGEVGDRLVRHPLTAKVAFTGSTPVGRRIAAACGELLRPVTLELGGKSSAIVLPDADLDQLSSVLIRTCLRNTGQTCYISTRILAPSSRYDEVVDAVSRAVSAAPQGDPFDERTVFGPMASQAQFEVVRDYLDSARREGARAVVGGHALERDGGWFIEPTVFADVTPDMRIAREEIFGPVIGVLRYDDIDEAVALANNTSFGLGGVVFSTDPVAAQAVAERIDSGSVGVNFFASNHNAPFGGRHDSGLGVEYGIEGLSQYITYKSIHRKTG encoded by the coding sequence GTGCCCGAATCGCGGTGGGCCTTCGTCGACGACTTCTACGTCGACGGCGGTTGGGCGAGCTCGACCAGCGCGGCGCGCCTGCCCCAGATCGACCCCGCCACCGGCCGCGAGTGGGGCGCGGTCCCCGACTGCTCGGCCGAGGACATCGACGCCGCCCTCCGCACCGCCGACCGCGCCTTCCGCAGCGGCCCCTGGGCGAAGACCAGTCCGTCTGAGCGTGCCGCACTGCTGAGGCGGATCGCCGACGAGGTCGAGGCCAGGGCCGAGGAGATGGCCGTCACCAACACCCTCGAGAACGGCTCGCCCATCAGCGAGACCCGCGGCGCGGCGGCCAATGCCGCCGGAATCTTCCGGCATGTCGCCGGACTGGCCTCCTGGCTCGAGGACGAAGACGTCCGCCCCTTCCCGGCGGGCGGCGCGGAAACCGTCGTCCGCAAGGACCCCGTCGGCCCGTGCGTGCTGATCGCCCCGTGGAACTTCCCCATCAACCTCATGGTCGTCAAGCTCGCGCCCGCGCTGCTGGCAGGCTGCACGGTCGTCATGAAGCCCGCTCCCAGCACGTCGCTGTGCATCCGGTTCGTCGTGGAAGCGTGCGAAGCCGCGGGCATTCCGCCCGGAGTGATCAACCTCGTCACCGGCGGCGGCGAGGTCGGCGATCGGCTCGTGCGCCACCCGCTCACCGCGAAGGTGGCCTTCACCGGGTCGACGCCCGTGGGCCGTCGCATCGCCGCCGCCTGCGGGGAACTGCTCCGACCGGTGACCCTCGAACTCGGTGGCAAGTCCTCTGCCATCGTGCTGCCCGACGCCGACCTCGACCAGCTGTCCTCGGTACTGATCCGCACCTGCCTGCGCAATACCGGTCAGACCTGCTACATCTCCACCCGGATCCTGGCGCCGTCGTCCCGCTACGACGAGGTGGTCGACGCGGTGAGTCGCGCGGTTTCCGCTGCGCCGCAGGGTGATCCGTTCGACGAGCGGACAGTGTTCGGGCCGATGGCCTCGCAGGCACAGTTCGAGGTCGTGCGCGACTATCTCGACTCGGCCCGTCGAGAGGGCGCCCGCGCGGTCGTCGGCGGCCACGCGCTCGAGCGCGACGGCGGCTGGTTCATCGAACCCACCGTCTTCGCCGATGTCACCCCCGACATGCGCATCGCCCGCGAAGAGATCTTCGGCCCCGTCATCGGCGTGCTGCGCTACGACGACATCGACGAGGCCGTCGCCCTGGCCAACAACACCTCCTTCGGCCTCGGCGGCGTGGTCTTCTCCACCGATCCCGTCGCCGCCCAGGCCGTCGCCGAACGCATCGACAGCGGTTCGGTGGGCGTGAACTTCTTCGCCTCCAACCACAACGCGCCGTTCGGCGGCAGGCACGACTCGGGGCTCGGCGTCGAGTACGGGATCGAGGGGTTGTCGCAGTACATCACCTACAAGTCGATCCACCGCAAGACGGGCTGA
- a CDS encoding ATP-binding protein — translation MNEEQHNALSAIQFSSVLNPEAIWSPLSHHVDGLHPDAVAELVRAVRAARARPTVAPTGFVLSGEKGVGKTHMLGWLRQHVQQAGGSFFMPKLIDGASFWAGAVHGIVTQLRGADGGQLGRMLTTLTELTGCDRELGLRVRGMLPVCPADVSAFVDAVEDLDIQAAEECRDTLRALILYQAKGEAREIGHSFLVLEDGIEEAARGEWGFRQRVKPPQLVFHELCRLFALTGPVVLAVDQIDSVIAQSGHSDGDGLAERLADGLMRMREETVRTLVVVACIPKSWDLIAHRAVNSAADRFTVLELATAMPDSAVAAAIVERHLGGLYGDIGFVPPYPTWPVLPVAFDDPVIAAFTPRRLLQHLDGHVRRCLSEGRVIELEHFATAVDEAARPSVTPEDSAVLDERFARLWRDADVTAPLDAKHEDSRMSELLNAGLRAFVHEQERHDLTVDLPSVARPALHARLRRTLDEATEDEEHWSFRAIAHPHHRAVLTRLRSATLESGIRPGSSTRHLVVLRNTAFARGPVTAEALNALEAAHGQALPVAPEDLRTFSALEKLLAEPVPGLLNWLAERRPASSTQLFTRVLGDMAQPSVDGAWERVPESAIPDAVEASVAEPGVGGNEGETVAVDEPSIALGRYLETGREFRVPLALLRKHTAVFAGSGSGKTVLLRRLVEEAALHGVSAILIDSNNDLARLGDPWPTPPPGWNPDDPARAARYLSDTEVVVWTPRREAGRPLSLNPLPDFSSVLGDPDEFRIAVDACVAGLVPRAGLTSRKFETGNAVLTQALTYFARRGGTDLDDLVDLLADLPDEASTLKDARQLAAAMAVEFSAAMINDPVFGGAGTRLDPGMLLTPSAGHRARVSVISCIGLPTDAQRQTFVNQLQLALFAWIKRFPAGDRPLGGLLVLDEAQTFVPSRGTTASSESTLRLAAQARKYGLGMVYATQAPKGLHNMVTGNAATQFFGLLNAPAQIQAATELARAKGGSVDDISRLSAGRFYGATEGAAFGKLVVPMCLSHHPPSALTEEEVLRRARNA, via the coding sequence ATGAACGAGGAACAGCACAACGCGCTGTCCGCGATCCAGTTCAGCAGCGTGCTCAATCCGGAAGCGATCTGGAGCCCGCTGAGCCACCACGTCGACGGATTGCATCCGGACGCCGTGGCCGAGCTCGTCCGCGCCGTTCGGGCTGCTCGGGCCAGGCCCACGGTGGCACCGACGGGGTTCGTGCTCAGCGGTGAGAAGGGGGTCGGGAAGACGCACATGCTCGGCTGGCTGCGTCAGCATGTGCAGCAGGCCGGTGGCTCTTTCTTCATGCCCAAGCTGATCGACGGGGCGTCGTTCTGGGCGGGGGCTGTGCACGGCATCGTCACTCAGTTGCGCGGGGCCGACGGCGGGCAGCTGGGGCGCATGCTCACCACGTTGACCGAACTCACCGGCTGCGATCGCGAGCTGGGGTTGCGGGTGCGGGGGATGCTTCCCGTCTGCCCGGCCGACGTGAGCGCGTTCGTCGACGCGGTCGAGGATCTCGACATCCAGGCGGCGGAGGAATGCCGGGACACTCTGCGCGCCCTGATCCTCTATCAGGCCAAGGGGGAGGCGCGCGAGATCGGGCACAGCTTCCTGGTCCTCGAGGACGGGATAGAGGAAGCCGCGCGCGGCGAGTGGGGCTTCCGGCAGCGCGTCAAACCGCCGCAGCTCGTCTTCCATGAACTGTGCCGGTTGTTCGCGCTCACCGGCCCGGTCGTGCTGGCTGTCGACCAGATCGACTCGGTGATCGCCCAATCCGGTCACAGCGACGGTGACGGCCTCGCCGAGCGTCTCGCCGACGGCCTCATGCGGATGCGCGAGGAGACCGTTCGCACACTCGTCGTGGTCGCCTGCATTCCGAAATCCTGGGATCTGATCGCCCACCGGGCGGTGAATTCGGCGGCCGACCGATTCACCGTGCTCGAACTCGCCACAGCCATGCCGGATTCCGCGGTGGCCGCGGCGATCGTCGAGCGGCACCTCGGCGGGTTGTACGGCGACATCGGCTTCGTGCCGCCCTATCCGACCTGGCCGGTGCTGCCTGTCGCCTTCGACGATCCGGTGATCGCCGCCTTCACGCCCCGGCGGTTGCTCCAGCACCTGGACGGCCATGTCCGAAGGTGTCTGAGCGAAGGTCGGGTCATCGAGCTCGAACACTTCGCTACCGCTGTCGACGAAGCTGCCAGACCTTCGGTCACGCCCGAGGACTCCGCTGTCTTGGACGAGCGTTTCGCTCGGTTGTGGCGGGACGCCGACGTGACGGCCCCGCTGGACGCCAAGCATGAGGACAGCAGAATGTCCGAGTTGCTGAATGCGGGACTGCGGGCCTTCGTGCACGAGCAGGAGCGCCACGACCTCACCGTCGATCTCCCGAGTGTCGCGCGACCGGCGCTGCACGCGCGACTACGACGGACCCTGGACGAGGCCACCGAGGACGAGGAGCACTGGAGCTTCCGTGCCATCGCGCACCCCCATCACCGGGCAGTGCTGACCAGACTGCGTTCGGCGACATTGGAATCCGGTATTCGCCCGGGTTCTTCCACTCGGCATCTGGTCGTGCTGCGCAACACGGCCTTCGCCCGCGGGCCTGTCACCGCCGAGGCCCTGAACGCGTTGGAAGCCGCGCACGGGCAAGCGCTTCCCGTGGCGCCCGAGGACCTGCGCACCTTCAGCGCCCTCGAGAAGCTGCTCGCCGAGCCCGTGCCGGGGCTGCTGAACTGGCTCGCGGAACGACGGCCCGCGAGCAGCACACAGCTGTTCACGCGCGTGCTCGGTGACATGGCGCAACCGAGCGTCGACGGCGCCTGGGAGCGGGTCCCGGAGTCGGCGATCCCGGACGCCGTCGAGGCTTCCGTCGCGGAGCCCGGAGTCGGCGGGAACGAGGGTGAGACGGTGGCTGTGGACGAGCCGTCGATCGCGCTCGGGCGTTACCTCGAGACCGGCCGCGAATTCCGCGTGCCGCTCGCGCTGCTGCGCAAACACACCGCTGTCTTCGCCGGAAGCGGCTCGGGAAAGACCGTGCTCTTGCGGCGCCTGGTGGAGGAGGCGGCACTGCACGGGGTGTCCGCCATTCTCATCGACAGCAACAACGACCTGGCACGGCTGGGCGACCCGTGGCCCACGCCGCCGCCGGGATGGAATCCCGACGACCCGGCGCGCGCCGCGCGCTATCTGTCCGACACCGAGGTCGTCGTGTGGACTCCGCGGCGGGAGGCAGGGCGGCCGCTGTCGCTGAATCCGTTGCCCGATTTCTCGTCGGTACTCGGCGACCCCGACGAATTCCGGATCGCCGTCGACGCGTGCGTGGCGGGCCTCGTCCCCCGTGCCGGGCTCACGAGCAGGAAGTTCGAAACCGGAAATGCCGTACTGACGCAAGCGCTCACCTACTTCGCGCGTCGAGGGGGCACCGACCTCGACGACCTCGTCGACTTGCTCGCCGACCTGCCTGATGAGGCGAGCACCCTGAAAGACGCCCGACAGCTGGCGGCCGCTATGGCCGTCGAGTTCTCCGCCGCAATGATCAACGACCCGGTCTTCGGGGGCGCGGGGACGAGGCTGGATCCCGGAATGCTGCTCACCCCGAGCGCGGGCCATCGCGCGCGGGTCTCGGTGATCAGCTGCATCGGCCTACCCACGGACGCGCAGCGGCAGACCTTCGTCAACCAACTCCAGCTGGCCCTGTTCGCGTGGATCAAGAGATTTCCGGCCGGTGACCGCCCGTTGGGGGGTCTGCTGGTACTCGATGAGGCGCAGACGTTCGTACCCTCGCGTGGCACGACGGCATCGAGCGAAAGCACGTTGCGACTGGCGGCGCAGGCGCGCAAATACGGACTCGGCATGGTGTATGCGACGCAGGCACCGAAGGGACTGCACAACATGGTGACCGGCAACGCCGCCACCCAGTTCTTCGGTCTGCTGAACGCGCCGGCGCAGATCCAGGCCGCCACCGAGCTGGCGCGGGCGAAAGGCGGGAGCGTGGACGACATCTCCCGGCTCTCGGCCGGCCGGTTCTACGGTGCGACCGAGGGGGCTGCCTTCGGCAAGCTCGTGGTGCCCATGTGCCTGAGCCACCATCCGCCCAGCGCGCTGACCGAGGAGGAGGTTCTTCGCCGAGCGCGGAACGCTTGA
- a CDS encoding PQQ-dependent sugar dehydrogenase, translating to MTTTAPSLQRCADARAGGRRSPLVRAVGAAVAALSVLTSCSGSDDAPAPTTASASAEIPGFEPEAEIARGINVPWGLAFLPDGAALVAERDTARILRIEQGLPPQEVYRVPDVVAEGEGGLLGLALSPTYADDGYVYAYFTAADDNRIVRFRLDGAPQPVFTGIAKANNHNGGRIAFGPDGMLYAGTGDAEDPDLAQDPASPNGKILRLTPEGSPAPGNPTTDSPVYSLGHRNVQGLAWDSAGRLFAADFGQNLFDEINRIEPGRNYGWPAVQGGGGADDGYTDPVLIWTPSEASPSGIAITRDTLYVAALRGKRLWTAPLSAGTTGEPRAVLDGTYGRLRTVTVAPDGALWLTTSNTDGRGDVRDGDDRVLRFPRQNS from the coding sequence ATGACGACAACCGCACCTTCCCTCCAGCGATGCGCCGATGCGCGCGCCGGCGGCCGGCGATCCCCACTCGTCCGAGCTGTCGGCGCGGCGGTCGCCGCGCTGTCGGTGCTGACATCCTGCTCCGGCTCGGATGACGCACCGGCACCGACCACCGCCAGCGCATCGGCCGAGATTCCCGGATTCGAGCCGGAGGCGGAGATCGCTCGTGGCATAAATGTTCCCTGGGGCCTGGCGTTCCTCCCCGACGGCGCGGCATTGGTCGCCGAGCGTGACACCGCCCGCATTCTGCGCATCGAGCAGGGCCTACCCCCGCAGGAGGTCTACCGCGTCCCCGATGTGGTCGCCGAGGGCGAAGGCGGCCTGCTCGGTCTCGCCCTCTCCCCCACCTACGCCGACGACGGCTACGTCTACGCCTACTTCACCGCCGCCGACGACAACCGCATCGTCCGCTTCCGGCTCGACGGCGCCCCGCAACCGGTGTTCACGGGAATAGCCAAGGCGAACAACCACAACGGCGGCCGAATCGCCTTCGGCCCCGACGGCATGCTCTACGCGGGTACCGGCGACGCCGAAGACCCCGACCTCGCCCAGGACCCCGCCTCACCGAACGGCAAGATCCTCCGGCTGACCCCGGAGGGCTCGCCCGCACCCGGTAACCCGACTACCGATTCCCCCGTCTACAGCCTCGGTCACCGAAACGTCCAAGGCCTGGCGTGGGACAGTGCCGGTCGCCTCTTCGCCGCCGATTTCGGTCAGAACTTGTTCGACGAGATCAATCGGATCGAACCCGGCAGGAATTACGGCTGGCCCGCGGTGCAGGGCGGGGGCGGAGCGGACGACGGATACACCGACCCGGTGCTGATCTGGACGCCCTCGGAAGCCTCACCGTCCGGCATCGCGATCACCCGCGACACCCTCTACGTCGCCGCACTCCGAGGCAAGCGGCTGTGGACGGCGCCGCTGAGCGCGGGAACGACAGGTGAACCACGCGCCGTCCTGGACGGCACCTACGGCAGACTCCGCACCGTGACCGTCGCCCCGGACGGCGCCCTGTGGCTCACCACCTCGAACACCGACGGCCGAGGCGACGTCCGGGACGGAGACGACCGGGTCCTCCGCTTCCCCCGCCAGAACTCGTGA
- a CDS encoding ArsR/SmtB family transcription factor yields MPRRSKSGPLDDVFGALANPTRRDILDELLDGERTVGELAGKFEMARPSVSEHLRALRETGLVEERQVGRHRFYRVTGAPMAELIDWLTPYERFWRDRMTALGGVLERMGDDDDE; encoded by the coding sequence ATGCCTCGCCGCAGCAAGAGCGGCCCGTTGGACGACGTGTTCGGCGCGCTCGCCAATCCCACCCGCCGTGACATTCTCGACGAACTCCTCGACGGTGAGCGCACGGTCGGAGAGCTCGCCGGGAAGTTCGAGATGGCCCGTCCGAGCGTCTCCGAACACCTCCGCGCCCTGCGCGAGACCGGCCTGGTCGAGGAACGACAGGTGGGTCGTCACCGCTTCTATCGCGTCACGGGAGCACCAATGGCGGAGCTGATCGACTGGCTCACCCCGTATGAACGGTTCTGGCGTGATCGCATGACCGCGCTGGGCGGAGTCCTCGAAAGGATGGGCGACGATGACGACGAATGA
- a CDS encoding VOC family protein: MAINTVKTVTVFVSDQDRARDFYVDVLGLEVKADRTFGDNRWLEVGAPEGTTLVLHKPFPGMTAGGGKRTLFASDDLDGDIARLREAGIVVDGPNEMPWGKQATFADPDGNGYALQG; encoded by the coding sequence GTGGCTATCAACACTGTGAAGACCGTGACCGTGTTCGTCTCCGACCAGGATCGTGCCCGTGACTTCTACGTCGACGTGCTCGGCCTCGAGGTGAAGGCCGATCGAACCTTCGGAGACAACCGATGGTTGGAGGTCGGCGCCCCGGAGGGCACCACCCTCGTCCTCCACAAGCCCTTCCCCGGCATGACCGCAGGCGGGGGGAAGCGCACCTTGTTCGCCAGCGACGACCTCGACGGCGATATCGCCCGCCTGCGGGAGGCCGGGATTGTCGTGGACGGTCCGAACGAGATGCCGTGGGGCAAGCAGGCGACATTCGCCGACCCGGACGGCAACGGCTACGCCCTGCAGGGCTGA